A genomic stretch from Chryseobacterium sp. SNU WT5 includes:
- a CDS encoding DUF11 domain-containing protein encodes MNFTRFLRSFALILSGCALAQSPNLEMAKITGDGNPTGNGPATSATITLLKNSNNPTGNTFSTYSPDLTATYAISNSQYVPTTTFTNSSVVIGLDTAGVPGYGPMNSYGAPANNNFTSSGSTAGNGIDVLNNYGIKFLVLTQPLRTNNISTSGAYYMADLTITFNRAVNNPIIHLGGLGGYVNTLGFASGLELTGSNIALSNLLLERVSGNSPAGITVSGKQIYNSSTYIYADGVNSGSGSIRVKGNGITSLKFLVFIRGDGYMTDPINWATYDTDGDAFTMGISVLESDLQVTKTVNNANPTIGSNVIFAVTAKNNGPSNNTGVRVNDLLPSGYTYVSHTASTGNSSYVPGTGIWTIGNLADGATSTLSVSAKVKATGNYTNTATISGDNGDFNINNNRATAQIFDPLDSDTDGYMDNVDLDSDNDGILDSNEGRCVTPVKSGSWTSSGNQATGAAGVGISFNSTPISGSTSNSYTPTGAFANATNFWQSTGIMGSPSLEFEYFWDTSPEGGTTPASTDAGTRQVTVTFASPVNRVLLNVDRLGGYGISSSNYYSNSAEFSLTTANVLMRKLSGNSQFIVNNNKFFRDPNVNLGTAIPSAEATTGITGTAAGTIELKKNDGTAFTSLTFTVTGVGVEGTGADGLEMIFEVCKDQDTDGDGIPDYLDLNSDNDGCSDSNEYYNNATSAASGQQFGQTGGAIAPVKADGTVNLPAATYSSSTGGNVTVATTASINSQPTDKSVNSGSTTTFSVGASSENSTSFASGMPVYGTPGNNNSNLTYQWQVSSNGGSTWTNISNGGVYSGATTNTITITGATVGINNYQYRAKITVKNNICTSLTSQAAKLNILLSLDSDGDGIPDDIDLDNDNDGILNTDEMYCDQNTAPNGAFPVSTGPATTPAFTNQLLFFDWSGVTLSGAATYPIVKTVVHNGVTYTASISNFAGANLISSKNLTYGGPSQMVGRYYDLGGTFQAAFKNTANTSTATSFKVTISAKKGTIEYPVNVVVFDAETTNSAQNEQVKFVVDGNGSPFALLEQTGTGSIGTNITGVGTNTITYVNTQSSNVNALYTTQGYSPSVTVSTVVNSSQQGIGFGVRLYCDTDNDGDPNFLDLDSDGDGCPDAGEGGRKFPNTSFATAIGFLGTQVPNKNLGNTVDANGIPIIASPTGQTIGDSKNAAVNSCICYNDANTTGTALPTNHGITLLKRAGAGNGNWPMIRTGAHTALESNTKGFVITRIPTSGLSNIVDPVDGMMVYDTTAKCLKIYNGFTWSCFTEPTCP; translated from the coding sequence ATGAATTTTACTAGATTCTTAAGATCTTTTGCCCTTATTTTGAGTGGATGTGCTTTGGCACAAAGTCCCAATCTGGAAATGGCCAAAATTACTGGCGATGGAAATCCCACGGGAAACGGACCCGCTACTTCAGCTACGATCACCCTTCTCAAAAATAGCAATAATCCCACAGGAAATACATTTAGTACCTATTCTCCTGACTTGACAGCTACCTATGCTATTTCTAATTCGCAATATGTTCCTACAACGACCTTCACAAATTCTAGTGTTGTGATAGGTTTAGATACCGCGGGTGTTCCTGGCTATGGGCCCATGAACTCTTACGGTGCTCCAGCAAACAATAATTTTACCTCATCGGGTTCCACGGCAGGTAATGGAATTGATGTTCTGAATAATTATGGAATAAAATTTTTAGTACTCACTCAGCCTTTACGGACCAATAATATATCCACTAGTGGTGCTTATTATATGGCGGACCTTACTATTACTTTTAATCGAGCCGTAAATAATCCGATTATTCATTTAGGTGGTTTAGGTGGATACGTAAATACTTTAGGGTTTGCTTCAGGATTGGAGCTAACTGGTTCTAACATTGCTTTGAGTAATCTGCTATTAGAACGGGTTTCGGGAAATAGTCCTGCAGGAATAACAGTATCAGGAAAGCAGATTTATAATAGTTCTACATACATCTATGCTGATGGGGTAAATTCTGGTAGTGGTTCTATTAGGGTTAAAGGGAATGGAATTACCTCGCTGAAATTTCTTGTATTTATCCGCGGTGATGGTTACATGACAGACCCGATTAACTGGGCTACTTATGATACAGACGGTGACGCTTTCACCATGGGAATCAGTGTTCTGGAAAGTGACCTCCAAGTGACAAAAACCGTCAACAATGCAAATCCTACCATTGGCAGTAATGTTATTTTTGCAGTAACTGCAAAAAATAATGGACCATCTAATAATACGGGAGTTCGGGTAAATGATTTACTACCCTCAGGTTATACGTACGTTTCGCATACTGCTAGTACAGGAAACTCATCTTACGTGCCGGGAACTGGTATTTGGACGATCGGAAACCTTGCTGATGGTGCAACAAGCACTTTATCGGTTTCTGCAAAGGTAAAAGCAACGGGTAATTATACCAACACCGCAACAATTAGTGGGGATAATGGGGACTTTAATATTAATAATAATAGAGCGACCGCGCAAATTTTTGATCCCCTGGATTCTGATACCGATGGCTATATGGATAATGTTGATTTAGATAGCGATAATGATGGGATTCTTGATAGCAATGAAGGACGGTGTGTAACTCCTGTCAAATCAGGAAGCTGGACGTCTTCAGGAAATCAGGCGACTGGGGCCGCAGGGGTAGGGATTTCATTCAACTCTACACCAATTAGCGGATCTACCAGTAATTCTTATACTCCTACAGGGGCTTTTGCGAATGCAACAAACTTTTGGCAATCTACAGGAATTATGGGTAGCCCTTCACTAGAATTTGAATATTTTTGGGATACTTCACCAGAAGGAGGTACAACGCCAGCAAGTACAGATGCTGGAACGAGACAAGTTACTGTAACATTTGCTTCTCCCGTAAATAGAGTATTATTAAATGTTGACCGCCTTGGTGGGTATGGCATTAGCAGCTCTAATTATTACTCTAACTCCGCTGAGTTTAGCCTTACTACTGCTAATGTTTTAATGCGTAAACTAAGTGGTAATAGTCAGTTCATTGTAAATAACAACAAATTTTTTAGGGACCCTAATGTAAATCTAGGAACTGCTATACCTTCTGCAGAAGCAACAACTGGAATTACTGGGACTGCTGCTGGCACGATTGAACTGAAGAAAAATGATGGTACAGCATTTACTTCGTTAACATTTACGGTAACAGGTGTGGGCGTTGAGGGTACCGGTGCCGATGGTTTAGAAATGATTTTTGAAGTTTGTAAAGATCAGGATACAGACGGAGATGGTATTCCAGATTATTTAGATTTAAATTCAGATAATGATGGTTGTTCAGATTCTAATGAATATTATAATAATGCGACCAGTGCCGCTTCCGGTCAGCAATTTGGACAAACTGGGGGAGCTATAGCGCCTGTAAAAGCAGACGGAACTGTTAATTTACCTGCAGCAACATATTCCAGTTCAACTGGCGGAAATGTAACTGTAGCAACTACTGCTTCTATTAACTCACAACCTACAGACAAATCCGTTAATTCAGGATCAACTACAACGTTTTCAGTAGGAGCAAGTTCGGAAAATAGCACCTCGTTTGCAAGTGGGATGCCAGTTTATGGAACACCGGGGAATAATAATTCAAACCTCACTTATCAATGGCAAGTTAGTTCAAATGGTGGATCCACTTGGACCAACATTTCCAATGGAGGAGTTTATTCGGGTGCTACTACTAACACAATAACCATCACTGGAGCAACAGTTGGGATAAATAATTACCAGTATCGTGCAAAAATTACCGTTAAGAATAATATCTGTACCTCTTTAACATCTCAGGCAGCAAAGTTGAATATTCTTCTGTCTTTAGATTCTGATGGCGATGGTATTCCTGACGATATCGATTTAGATAACGACAATGATGGGATCTTAAACACTGACGAAATGTATTGCGATCAGAATACAGCGCCAAATGGGGCGTTTCCCGTTTCAACTGGTCCTGCGACGACACCTGCATTTACCAACCAATTGCTATTTTTTGACTGGTCTGGTGTGACTTTAAGTGGGGCCGCTACATATCCAATTGTAAAAACAGTCGTTCATAATGGGGTGACTTATACTGCCAGTATTAGTAATTTCGCAGGAGCAAATCTTATTTCCAGTAAGAATTTAACGTACGGTGGACCATCCCAGATGGTGGGGCGTTATTATGATCTAGGGGGAACTTTTCAAGCGGCCTTTAAAAACACAGCAAATACATCAACAGCAACATCATTTAAGGTTACGATTTCTGCTAAAAAAGGAACCATTGAATACCCTGTGAATGTGGTCGTTTTTGATGCAGAAACAACCAACAGTGCTCAAAATGAGCAAGTGAAATTTGTGGTTGATGGCAATGGTTCGCCCTTCGCTTTGCTCGAGCAGACTGGCACGGGATCTATTGGAACTAACATTACGGGAGTAGGAACAAACACCATCACCTACGTTAACACCCAAAGCAGTAATGTGAACGCGCTGTACACCACTCAAGGTTATTCTCCCTCAGTGACGGTAAGTACAGTCGTGAATAGCAGTCAGCAGGGTATCGGATTTGGCGTACGCCTTTATTGCGACACCGATAATGATGGAGATCCAAATTTTTTAGACCTTGATTCCGATGGCGACGGATGTCCAGATGCCGGCGAAGGTGGTCGGAAATTTCCGAATACCAGTTTTGCAACCGCTATTGGATTTTTAGGAACTCAAGTACCAAATAAAAATCTTGGAAATACGGTAGATGCTAATGGTATTCCCATTATAGCAAGTCCAACAGGGCAAACAATAGGAGATTCGAAAAATGCAGCGGTTAATTCTTGCATCTGCTACAACGATGCGAATACCACCGGAACTGCGCTACCAACAAATCACGGCATTACCTTATTGAAAAGAGCGGGCGCGGGTAATGGTAATTGGCCTATGATCAGGACAGGAGCGCACACGGCCTTAGAATCTAATACCAAGGGATTTGTGATCACCAGGATTCCAACCAGTGGTTTAAGTAATATAGTGGACCCCGTTGATGGAATGATGGTTTACGACACCACTGCAAAATGTCTCAAAATATACAATGGCTTTACATGGAGTTGTTTTACTGAACCTACATGCCCATAA
- the rplJ gene encoding 50S ribosomal protein L10, translating to MTKEAKVLVIQDIKEMLQDAKVVYVANLEGMNAAATSEFRRLAFKQNITMKVVKNTMLQKAMEQMEGVDYSDMFPSFKGNTALMISETANAPAKLIQGFRKKAEIPALKAAYLQETFYIGDENLTTLVNIKSREEMIGEIITLLQSPLRNVLSALQNKEDAAGKAEEAAPEEAKAEETPATEAAPEASAEAPEAPSAE from the coding sequence ATGACAAAAGAAGCTAAAGTATTAGTAATACAAGATATTAAAGAAATGTTGCAAGATGCCAAAGTAGTCTATGTAGCAAATCTAGAAGGAATGAATGCTGCTGCAACTTCAGAATTCAGAAGACTGGCATTTAAGCAAAATATTACAATGAAAGTTGTAAAAAATACGATGCTACAAAAAGCAATGGAACAAATGGAAGGAGTAGATTACTCCGATATGTTCCCTTCTTTCAAAGGAAATACTGCTTTGATGATTTCTGAAACAGCAAATGCTCCGGCAAAGTTAATTCAGGGATTCAGAAAAAAAGCTGAAATTCCAGCTTTGAAAGCTGCTTATTTACAAGAAACTTTCTACATCGGAGACGAAAACTTGACCACTTTGGTGAACATCAAGTCTAGAGAAGAAATGATTGGTGAAATCATCACATTGCTTCAATCGCCGCTTAGAAATGTTCTTTCTGCACTTCAAAATAAAGAAGATGCTGCTGGAAAAGCTGAAGAAGCCGCTCCGGAAGAAGCAAAGGCAGAAGAAACTCCAGCAACAGAAGCTGCTCCAGAAGCAAGTGCTGAAGCTCCAGAAGCACCTAGTGCAGAGTAA
- the rplL gene encoding 50S ribosomal protein L7/L12, giving the protein MSDLKNLAETLVNLTVKDVNELATILKDEYGIEPAAVAVAAGGGAGEAVEEKTEFDVILKAAGASKLAVVKLVKDLTGAGLKEAKDMVDGAPTAIKEGISKDEAEALKKQLEEAGAEVEVK; this is encoded by the coding sequence ATGTCAGATTTAAAAAACTTAGCGGAAACGCTTGTAAACCTAACGGTAAAAGACGTAAATGAATTAGCTACTATCTTGAAAGATGAGTACGGAATCGAACCAGCTGCTGTAGCTGTTGCTGCTGGAGGTGGTGCAGGTGAAGCTGTTGAAGAAAAAACAGAATTCGACGTAATCCTGAAAGCTGCAGGTGCTTCTAAATTAGCAGTTGTAAAATTAGTTAAAGATTTAACTGGTGCAGGTCTTAAAGAAGCTAAAGATATGGTAGACGGAGCTCCGACTGCAATCAAAGAAGGTATCTCTAAAGACGAAGCTGAAGCTTTGAAAAAACAATTAGAAGAAGCTGGTGCAGAAGTAGAAGTAAAATAA
- the rplA gene encoding 50S ribosomal protein L1: MAKLTKKQKEALSKIEKNKIYSLDEASALVKEVNFAKFDASVDIAVRLGVDPRKANQMVRGVVSLPHGTGKDVKVLALVTPDKEAEAKEAGADYVGLDEYLQKIKDGWTDVDVIVTMPAVMGKLGPLGRVLGPRGLMPNPKSGTVTMDIGKAVAEVKAGKIDFKVDKYGIIHAGIGKVSFDAAKIKENASELIQTLLKLKPTASKGVYVRSIYISSTMSPGIAIDTKSVN, encoded by the coding sequence ATGGCAAAATTAACTAAAAAGCAAAAAGAAGCTTTAAGCAAAATAGAAAAAAACAAAATTTACTCTCTTGACGAAGCTTCTGCTTTAGTAAAAGAAGTAAACTTTGCAAAATTTGACGCATCTGTTGATATCGCAGTTCGTTTAGGAGTAGATCCTAGAAAAGCGAATCAAATGGTTAGAGGGGTAGTTTCTCTTCCTCACGGAACTGGTAAAGATGTAAAAGTATTGGCTTTGGTAACACCAGACAAAGAAGCTGAAGCGAAAGAAGCTGGAGCTGATTATGTAGGTCTTGACGAGTATTTACAGAAAATAAAAGATGGTTGGACAGATGTTGACGTTATCGTTACCATGCCAGCTGTAATGGGTAAATTAGGTCCATTAGGTAGAGTATTGGGTCCAAGAGGTCTAATGCCTAATCCAAAATCAGGAACAGTAACTATGGATATCGGTAAAGCGGTAGCTGAAGTTAAAGCTGGTAAAATTGATTTTAAAGTTGACAAGTACGGTATCATCCATGCTGGAATTGGTAAAGTGTCTTTCGATGCTGCCAAAATTAAAGAAAATGCTTCTGAGTTAATTCAGACATTGTTGAAATTAAAGCCAACTGCATCTAAAGGTGTTTATGTAAGAAGTATCTATATATCTTCTACCATGAGCCCAGGTATTGCAATTGATACTAAATCTGTAAACTAA
- the rplK gene encoding 50S ribosomal protein L11 translates to MAKKVFKMVKLQVKGGAANPSPPVGPALGSAGVNIMEFCKQFNGRTQDKPGQVLPVVITVFEDKSFEFVIKTPPAAIQLLDAAKQKKGSGEPNRLKVGSVSWDQVKKIAEDKMVDLNCFTIDGALTMVAGTARSMGLKVTGTKPTNA, encoded by the coding sequence ATGGCTAAAAAAGTCTTTAAAATGGTTAAGCTCCAAGTAAAAGGAGGAGCAGCAAACCCATCTCCACCAGTAGGTCCAGCATTGGGTTCTGCAGGGGTGAACATTATGGAGTTTTGTAAGCAATTTAACGGAAGAACTCAGGACAAACCTGGACAAGTTTTACCTGTAGTTATTACAGTATTCGAAGACAAATCTTTTGAATTCGTAATTAAAACTCCACCAGCTGCAATTCAACTTTTAGATGCTGCAAAGCAGAAAAAAGGTTCAGGAGAGCCAAACAGACTGAAAGTAGGTTCTGTTTCTTGGGATCAAGTTAAAAAAATTGCTGAGGATAAAATGGTAGATCTTAATTGCTTTACGATTGATGGCGCCCTTACTATGGTTGCAGGAACTGCAAGATCTATGGGTTTAAAAGTAACAGGAACTAAACCAACTAACGCTTAA
- a CDS encoding TIGR03915 family putative DNA repair protein, with protein MTILLYDGTFEGLLTAVFEGYEYRLEPATIISSEKYHTESIFDLPHEVLTDQHKADRVLAKMEKHLGKKGVSQLLRVFLSESDQAERLILAAVSLSVQFPKENILNNFANADMMDIAKITKSISREVHRMHAFVRFEKLQDEVFFAKIEPDFNVLPLIISHFKNRYQDQKWMIYDLKRQYGIFYDLKEVQFFEPGREQTKHFKKTENLLHEEEMQYQKLWQRYFFKTNIPERKNLKLHVQSLPKRYWKYLTEKL; from the coding sequence ATGACCATTCTTTTATACGACGGAACTTTTGAAGGCTTGCTGACTGCCGTGTTCGAGGGGTACGAATACCGTTTGGAGCCGGCAACTATTATTTCGAGCGAAAAATACCATACCGAATCGATCTTTGATTTACCCCATGAAGTCCTTACTGATCAGCATAAAGCAGACCGCGTTTTAGCAAAAATGGAGAAACACCTCGGTAAAAAAGGTGTTTCGCAATTGTTACGGGTTTTTTTATCGGAAAGCGATCAGGCGGAGCGTTTAATTCTTGCCGCGGTTTCGCTTTCAGTTCAATTTCCCAAAGAAAATATTCTGAATAACTTTGCCAATGCTGACATGATGGACATCGCAAAAATCACCAAATCAATAAGTCGCGAAGTTCACCGGATGCATGCTTTTGTTCGGTTTGAGAAATTACAGGACGAGGTCTTTTTCGCTAAGATAGAACCTGATTTTAATGTACTGCCGCTGATCATCTCCCATTTTAAAAACCGTTATCAGGATCAGAAATGGATGATCTACGATTTGAAAAGACAGTACGGAATTTTCTATGATTTAAAAGAAGTCCAGTTTTTTGAACCCGGCCGGGAACAAACCAAGCATTTTAAAAAAACTGAAAACCTGCTGCACGAAGAAGAAATGCAGTACCAAAAATTATGGCAGCGCTACTTCTTTAAAACCAATATTCCGGAGCGTAAAAACTTAAAACTTCATGTACAGTCTTTACCGAAAAGGTATTGGAAATACCTGACGGAGAAATTGTAA
- a CDS encoding putative DNA modification/repair radical SAM protein: protein MNFPRLQEKLEILADAAKYDVSCSSSGGNRKNSKGGLGNSHASGICHSYTEDGRCVSLLKILLTNHCIFDCAYCVSRKSNDIKRAAFTVEEVVDLTINFYRRNYIEGLFLSSGIFKDADTTMERLVRVAKKLRNEHKFNGYIHLKSIPGASDELMKEAGLYADRLSINLEIPTTAGLKLLAPEKSHDQMIKPMGFIKNELILYKEEKKIFKSTPKFAPAGQSTQMIVGATDETDLKIIKVADHFYKNFNLKRVYYSGYVPMLEDKRLPSIDSQVPMLRENRLYQADWLMRFYGFKADEILEKSNPFLDLEVDPKLAWALRHREQFPVNINTATKEMIYRIPGIGGKSVNKILHARKFQKLNLEHLKKMGVATNRAKYFVEFDSQNIFNKYIDDFNFRKIILQGMKSKFQNPFSEQLSLF from the coding sequence ATGAATTTTCCCCGTCTTCAAGAGAAATTAGAGATCCTGGCAGACGCGGCGAAATACGACGTATCCTGCTCATCAAGCGGTGGCAACAGGAAAAACAGCAAAGGCGGATTGGGTAACAGCCACGCGTCGGGAATTTGCCACTCCTACACCGAGGACGGCAGATGCGTTTCTTTATTAAAAATTTTACTTACCAATCACTGTATTTTTGACTGCGCCTACTGCGTTTCCAGAAAATCCAATGATATTAAGCGTGCCGCTTTTACGGTAGAGGAAGTCGTCGATCTGACCATTAATTTCTACCGCCGAAACTATATTGAAGGTCTGTTTCTAAGTTCCGGCATATTTAAAGATGCCGATACCACCATGGAACGCTTGGTGCGTGTGGCCAAGAAATTACGTAACGAGCACAAGTTTAATGGGTATATCCATTTAAAATCCATTCCCGGTGCCAGTGATGAACTGATGAAAGAAGCAGGTCTGTACGCGGACCGACTGTCCATCAATTTAGAAATCCCGACCACCGCTGGATTGAAATTATTAGCACCTGAAAAATCGCACGATCAGATGATCAAACCCATGGGTTTTATTAAAAATGAACTGATCCTGTACAAAGAGGAAAAGAAAATTTTTAAGAGCACGCCCAAATTTGCTCCAGCCGGCCAGTCTACACAGATGATCGTAGGTGCCACGGATGAAACCGATCTTAAAATAATAAAAGTCGCAGATCATTTTTATAAAAACTTCAATCTCAAGCGAGTATATTACTCCGGCTATGTACCGATGCTGGAAGATAAACGCCTGCCATCCATCGACTCCCAAGTGCCGATGCTGCGTGAAAACCGTCTTTATCAGGCCGACTGGCTCATGCGGTTTTATGGCTTCAAAGCAGATGAGATTTTGGAAAAAAGCAATCCTTTTCTCGATTTGGAAGTCGATCCGAAACTCGCGTGGGCATTACGACATCGCGAACAGTTTCCGGTGAATATAAATACCGCTACCAAGGAAATGATTTATAGAATTCCGGGAATTGGCGGCAAGTCTGTGAATAAAATTTTACATGCCCGAAAATTTCAAAAACTCAATTTGGAGCATCTTAAAAAAATGGGTGTGGCAACGAACCGCGCTAAATATTTCGTAGAATTTGACTCGCAAAATATTTTTAATAAATACATTGACGATTTCAATTTTAGAAAAATCATCCTGCAGGGAATGAAATCGAAATTTCAGAATCCTTTCTCGGAACAGTTATCTCTATTCTAA